A genomic segment from Chitinophaga niabensis encodes:
- a CDS encoding acyltransferase family protein: protein MTLRPVINYSNGLHVKQLDAIRGWAIFLVLLLHFYAEHVRILGIGRMGVDLFFVLSGFLITGILLDTKDKPGYFRNFYVKRILRIFPVYFFVLALILYVIPVIFINAVPNIKYYLQHQAWFWLYLQNWLFSIDGYPADWVLMHTWSLCIEEQFYMFFPLLVYKLNTKNLLRVLIFFIIAANVLRLIHIEGINSNYKYVNTFARLDTISVGALIAVLVRTNREVLEKYTSYVMIFALVSLVIMIGFNKGGSFQDFYSSFTFFALFFGSVVVWSMSSNIPGIFKPAVNSRLMMFLGKYSYGIYLYHAAIHFMFTKTLLDHFHAVSTPSVLLVKTGILLFSIGISVLSFHLLELPFLRLKKKFVI from the coding sequence ATGACGCTCAGACCGGTTATTAATTACAGCAATGGCCTCCATGTAAAACAGCTGGATGCGATCCGCGGCTGGGCTATATTCCTCGTATTATTACTGCATTTTTATGCAGAGCATGTAAGGATCCTGGGAATAGGACGGATGGGGGTGGACCTGTTCTTTGTATTGTCCGGCTTCCTGATCACAGGCATTCTGCTGGATACAAAAGATAAGCCGGGCTATTTCAGGAACTTTTACGTTAAACGTATACTCAGGATATTTCCGGTTTATTTCTTTGTGCTGGCGCTCATCCTCTACGTGATACCTGTTATCTTCATCAATGCGGTACCTAATATTAAGTATTACCTTCAGCATCAGGCCTGGTTCTGGTTATATCTGCAGAACTGGCTGTTCAGTATTGATGGGTATCCTGCTGACTGGGTATTGATGCATACATGGTCGCTCTGCATTGAAGAGCAGTTCTATATGTTCTTCCCGCTGCTGGTCTATAAATTAAATACAAAGAACCTGCTCAGGGTACTGATCTTTTTTATTATTGCTGCCAATGTATTGCGGCTGATCCATATCGAAGGGATCAACAGCAATTATAAGTACGTGAACACTTTTGCCCGGCTGGATACTATCTCTGTGGGTGCGCTGATAGCGGTATTGGTGAGAACTAACCGGGAGGTTTTGGAGAAGTACACCAGTTATGTGATGATCTTTGCCCTTGTTTCACTGGTGATTATGATTGGCTTTAACAAGGGTGGATCCTTTCAGGACTTTTATTCTTCCTTTACTTTCTTTGCGCTGTTCTTTGGTTCAGTAGTGGTATGGAGCATGTCCTCCAATATTCCGGGGATCTTTAAACCTGCAGTGAACAGCAGGCTGATGATGTTCCTGGGCAAATACTCCTATGGCATTTACCTGTACCACGCAGCCATTCATTTTATGTTCACTAAAACCCTGCTGGACCATTTCCATGCAGTAAGCACTCCTTCCGTATTGCTGGTGAAAACAGGTATCCTGTTATTCTCTATTGGTATCAGCGTGCTCAGTTTCCATTTGCTGGAGTTACCTTTCTTAAGGCTGAAGAAAAAATTTGTGATCTGA
- a CDS encoding GMC oxidoreductase has product MHLNIKATDQHTYDAIVIGSGISGGWAAKELCEKGLKVLLLERGRNVEHVKDYTTANLNPWDFPHRLVNTEKDMEEDPIQGKAYDESSKHFFVRDKEHPYIQEKPFSWVRGYHVGGRSLTWGRQCYRLSDLDFEANAKDGHGVDWPVRYKDIAPWYDYVETFAGISGQAEGLPQLPDGQFLPPMEMNCVETHLKEKVREKFKDRLVTIARVANLTKGWNDRGPCQFRNLCHRGCPFGGYFSSNSATLPVAMATGNLTLRPFSTVSEIIYDKETKKAKGVRVIDTESKETTEYFARIIFLNASTIASASILLQSKSEVFPNGLGNNQDLVGRHLMDHHFKVGAMGEFKGYEDQYYKGRRPTGIYIPRFRNINDATRREDYIRGFGYQGYAEREAWNDAYAINGYGEDFKNEITKPGKWVMWMAAWGETLPYADNRITLDDNRKDAWGLPLVKINFEIKENEKAMRKDMQGSAVEMLEKAGFHNISGFDYDYIGGECVHEMGTVRMGLDPKTSVLNKWNQVHDVQNLFITDGSCMTSSATQNPSLTYMALTARACNYAAEEMKKQNL; this is encoded by the coding sequence ATGCATCTTAATATTAAAGCAACGGATCAGCACACGTATGATGCCATTGTGATCGGGTCAGGTATCAGTGGCGGGTGGGCCGCAAAGGAACTTTGTGAGAAAGGGCTAAAAGTGTTGCTGCTGGAAAGAGGGCGCAACGTAGAACATGTGAAGGATTACACCACTGCCAACCTCAACCCCTGGGATTTTCCGCACCGCCTGGTGAATACAGAAAAGGATATGGAAGAAGATCCTATCCAGGGAAAGGCTTATGATGAAAGCAGTAAACATTTTTTTGTACGCGATAAAGAACATCCTTATATCCAGGAAAAACCCTTCAGCTGGGTACGGGGCTACCACGTAGGCGGGCGTTCCCTCACCTGGGGGCGGCAGTGTTACCGCCTCAGCGACCTGGATTTTGAAGCAAATGCAAAAGACGGGCATGGAGTTGACTGGCCGGTCCGTTATAAGGATATCGCCCCCTGGTACGATTATGTGGAAACATTTGCCGGTATCAGCGGGCAGGCGGAAGGTTTGCCCCAGTTGCCGGACGGGCAGTTCCTCCCTCCCATGGAAATGAACTGCGTGGAAACCCACCTGAAAGAAAAAGTACGGGAAAAGTTCAAGGACCGTTTAGTGACCATTGCCAGGGTAGCCAACCTCACAAAAGGATGGAACGACAGAGGCCCCTGCCAGTTCAGGAACCTCTGCCATCGGGGCTGCCCATTCGGCGGTTATTTCAGCAGTAATTCCGCTACCCTCCCGGTTGCCATGGCCACAGGAAATTTAACCCTCCGCCCCTTCAGCACCGTAAGCGAGATCATCTACGATAAAGAAACAAAGAAAGCAAAAGGCGTACGCGTTATTGATACGGAAAGCAAAGAAACCACCGAATACTTTGCCCGTATCATTTTCCTGAATGCTTCCACGATTGCCAGCGCTTCCATATTACTGCAATCAAAATCCGAAGTATTTCCCAATGGCCTCGGTAATAACCAGGACCTGGTGGGCAGGCACCTGATGGACCATCACTTTAAAGTAGGTGCCATGGGAGAGTTTAAAGGATATGAAGACCAGTATTACAAAGGAAGGCGCCCCACCGGCATTTACATTCCCCGCTTCCGCAATATCAATGATGCCACCCGCAGGGAGGATTACATCAGGGGATTCGGTTACCAGGGTTATGCAGAACGGGAGGCCTGGAACGATGCCTATGCCATCAACGGATATGGGGAAGATTTCAAAAATGAGATCACCAAACCCGGTAAATGGGTGATGTGGATGGCAGCATGGGGTGAAACACTGCCTTATGCGGACAATCGCATTACGCTGGACGATAACAGGAAAGATGCATGGGGTTTACCCCTTGTAAAGATCAACTTTGAGATCAAAGAAAATGAGAAGGCCATGCGTAAGGATATGCAGGGCAGTGCCGTGGAAATGCTGGAAAAAGCCGGCTTTCATAATATCTCTGGTTTTGATTACGACTACATAGGCGGGGAATGTGTGCATGAAATGGGTACCGTAAGGATGGGGCTCGATCCCAAAACGTCCGTATTGAACAAGTGGAACCAGGTACATGATGTGCAGAACCTCTTCATTACTGATGGAAGCTGTATGACCTCATCCGCCACACAAAACCCCTCACTTACCTATATGGCACTCACCGCCAGGGCCTGTAACTATGCCGCGGAAGAAATGAAAAAACAAAATTTGTGA
- a CDS encoding fibronectin type III domain-containing protein, producing the protein MKQFYYLLFMVFLLGAFPASAQVLDPNDPVVTYNPSAPPTEPQWGSVGKWVRTVRVSWTSTSYKAYIYKGLAFRLKFPKNYDASGNKKYPVLIFFHGLGEKGTIYDNEYQLLHGGQTAMNAVDNGKFDGFLLYPQNQSGYYGATQYDLINELITNFFVPQINVDINRITAHGLSAGGTATWDFLLRLPKQVAGAGPISAAAAATANSINVFKFTPIWWFQGNDDTNPPKSVAQGVYDQAIAQGANMKLSIYPGGHGIWDQAWAEADFFGFMQRANKVNPWPLTGRTEFCPGDPVNLTLGLTAGYDGYEWRKDGVVIPGANSNTLVINSLGTYDARIKRGTDWSYWSPIPVVVKTKGATVPPTIAVSGLMSKVLPAPDGLNKVTLSVPATYATYLWKKTTDGTTLGTAASYDATTPGLYTVKVQEQFGCSSDFSTPFEVINANGPNKPDAATGLTATDLSKTSIQLNWVDKPNPAYNETGYEVYRSNTPGGPYTLLAITAPNVVTYTSTGLIANTTYYYIVRAVNNTAASANSNEASAKTQVDNVPPTAPGNLIVTASSQNQISLKWDAATDDVGVVKYDIYVNGLKSYTVNSDKLTYDVLNLSAGQLYTFTVKARDIAGNLSPASNQASGYATLKGLKYKLYQGDWNNLPNFATLTPVKTGIQPQVDITTIGAPEDYFGVLWEGFIKIPVAGNYTFETYSDDGSKLYIGPYSHTATALVNNDALQGPTYKTGTRNFATAGIYPIAITYFEKNGGQEMKVYWKNTANGVGSTRQLIPAEFFVEAELPAANIAAPTNIIASPAAYNKINLTWTDNSNNETGFEIYRSTSRTGTYSIVKTVGANVTTASDSALNPLTTYYYKVKAINDMGNSGFHSLADGGLAYDYYEPATVTVLPNFASLTPVRSGTISTVSLSISPAPRADRYAIKYAGYITIPTTGSYTFYTRSNDGSRLYIGGFTAADIVVENDGTRSSASEKSGTKTLNAGTYPIYVTFFENTGSAELSASWQGPGISKQAIPAARFLDSRNQATTQALPTIPVAASNLVATAASPTKINLTWNDNANNETSYQVWRSITDNTNFTLLATLPANATAQGSYTDSLLFPNTTYYYKVRARNDGGIGNYSPEAFTSTLNSVPVVSPIASRSMRFGTQLSIPVTYADADGETVTLTAENLPAFGTLTDNGNGTATLVFNPSGTDLGDFAGIVIKATDGHSGVGTQTFTLSVNDNYPPVLSAIANITMNENASQSIALSAADQNATDVITWSATGLPSFATLTPNGNTAQLQLNTTILDAGTYPVTITINDGRNGIDSKTFNIVVNDVNPSRVVYVNFNDGSANSASGGYWNNTNKPPLQNDVHANLKDTTLTATGISLTIMTRWQDVGGYNNSGAVTNNNSGVYPDNVMRSAYFSNSGVTQTVKISGLTGGSDYKYNFTFFGSRGGVTDNRTSIYTINGASVALNAASNTTNTVSLTNVIPDANGEVLLNLTAAPGSSFSYLNAMVIQASYEPAIAPSKPTNITAESVSAGVKVGWKDVAFNETAYEVYRGTTLAGPFTKLTTPANNANTSSFIDETTLAGTQYYFTVRAINGYGASAYSDTVGVVTTNKNPSLNAISNINMKADSVINLALAATDDPQDVITLSATGLPAFAVLTDNGNGNGVLAITPNNSHVGTYNNISVTASDDKGGSTTRTFSITVQDKTLSSVFVNFNEVNPAPAPWNNLTRYPSAGTSLSNLLSQDGSGTGFTLTLVDQLSGTNTLGATTGSNTGVYPDVVMQTAWFEQSDVAKRFRISGLPLNKKYNLVFFGSRGDVTDNRNTEYTVGAQTVTLNAAGNKTNVVKINGLSPAANGEIEFSIKRAAGSSYAYLNALVIQSYEDNGIPLAPSNLKATGKSRTKITLNWFDNASTETAYEVYRSASENGTYSLIATLGANVTTYDDNTATAGSSLFYKVRAKAGAINSEYSNIAKGSTYSYSTYINVNRDLPAGAPWNNTNNAPFAGDNYGPFLNDQGNNSGLSFTIEQNFSGDNSLGVITGNNSGVYPDNVISSSWWCDFGVTGKLRIKGLNQSQNYTFVFFGSRTSDGNRTSNYTINGKYVSLNASFNSTQTVQLENVKPDENGEVVVEVSPGTGSPYAYLGSMVIHGYAATGGEPTGADVPGFTLRTVQTTGNVNNAVAKAAPEETPEKLVIERAYPNPFASNLYVTINNYGSTKRLFSRIYDMSGKLLLSNVLGDFGNGRYNTRIDVTNLQYLPAGIYLLQVVDEKNQGKSIKIIKQ; encoded by the coding sequence ATGAAACAATTTTACTACCTACTGTTCATGGTGTTCCTTTTAGGAGCATTCCCCGCTAGTGCCCAGGTACTAGACCCCAATGATCCTGTAGTTACCTACAACCCCTCTGCGCCTCCAACAGAGCCACAATGGGGCAGTGTTGGTAAATGGGTGAGAACTGTCCGCGTGAGCTGGACTTCCACCTCCTACAAGGCTTACATCTACAAAGGCCTGGCCTTCCGGCTGAAATTCCCTAAAAACTATGATGCATCTGGTAATAAAAAGTACCCGGTGCTTATATTTTTCCATGGACTTGGTGAGAAAGGCACTATCTATGATAATGAGTATCAGTTGCTCCATGGCGGCCAAACCGCTATGAACGCCGTGGATAACGGTAAGTTCGATGGCTTCCTGCTGTATCCTCAGAATCAGTCCGGTTACTACGGCGCTACGCAGTACGACCTGATCAACGAACTGATCACTAACTTTTTTGTTCCGCAGATCAATGTGGATATCAACAGGATCACAGCACATGGTCTTTCTGCAGGTGGTACCGCTACCTGGGATTTTCTGCTGAGACTTCCTAAACAGGTTGCAGGCGCGGGCCCTATCAGTGCTGCTGCCGCTGCTACCGCTAACAGCATCAACGTTTTCAAATTCACGCCTATCTGGTGGTTCCAGGGTAACGACGATACTAACCCTCCGAAAAGTGTTGCACAGGGTGTATACGACCAGGCCATAGCACAAGGTGCTAATATGAAACTCTCCATCTATCCCGGCGGCCACGGCATCTGGGACCAGGCTTGGGCAGAAGCAGATTTCTTTGGCTTTATGCAAAGGGCTAACAAAGTGAACCCCTGGCCTTTAACCGGCAGAACCGAGTTCTGTCCGGGCGACCCCGTTAATTTAACGCTTGGCTTAACCGCAGGATATGATGGTTACGAATGGCGTAAAGATGGCGTGGTGATCCCTGGCGCTAATAGTAATACCCTTGTTATTAATTCACTCGGTACTTACGATGCCAGGATCAAACGTGGAACTGATTGGTCTTACTGGTCTCCTATCCCTGTGGTAGTGAAAACAAAAGGCGCTACCGTTCCTCCTACGATCGCTGTTTCCGGCCTGATGAGTAAGGTATTACCTGCTCCGGATGGCTTGAATAAAGTAACTTTATCTGTTCCTGCTACCTATGCCACTTATCTCTGGAAGAAAACTACAGATGGCACTACATTAGGTACTGCAGCATCATATGACGCAACCACTCCCGGCCTTTATACAGTTAAGGTTCAGGAACAATTTGGTTGTTCCAGCGACTTCTCTACGCCGTTTGAAGTGATCAATGCTAATGGCCCTAATAAACCAGATGCAGCTACCGGCCTTACCGCTACAGACCTCTCCAAAACATCTATCCAGCTGAACTGGGTAGATAAACCTAACCCGGCTTACAATGAAACCGGTTATGAGGTTTACCGCTCCAACACACCTGGCGGCCCTTATACGCTGCTTGCCATTACTGCCCCTAACGTAGTAACCTATACCAGCACAGGGCTGATCGCCAATACAACCTATTACTATATTGTAAGGGCAGTGAATAATACCGCCGCTTCTGCCAATAGTAACGAAGCCAGTGCTAAAACACAGGTGGATAATGTTCCTCCGACTGCTCCGGGTAACCTTATTGTAACAGCTTCTTCTCAGAATCAGATCAGTCTGAAATGGGATGCTGCTACAGACGATGTAGGTGTTGTTAAATATGACATCTATGTTAACGGCCTGAAATCCTATACAGTTAACAGTGATAAGCTCACATATGATGTGCTGAACCTTTCAGCAGGTCAGCTGTATACCTTCACTGTAAAAGCCAGGGATATTGCAGGTAACTTATCTCCTGCCAGCAACCAGGCCAGCGGTTATGCTACCCTGAAAGGTTTGAAGTACAAGCTGTACCAGGGAGACTGGAATAACCTGCCTAACTTCGCGACCCTTACGCCGGTTAAAACAGGCATCCAGCCACAGGTAGACATCACCACGATCGGTGCACCGGAAGATTACTTCGGCGTACTGTGGGAAGGATTTATCAAGATCCCTGTAGCCGGTAACTACACCTTCGAAACATATTCCGATGATGGCAGCAAACTGTACATCGGCCCTTATAGTCATACTGCCACTGCGCTCGTGAACAACGATGCCCTGCAAGGCCCCACCTACAAAACAGGTACCAGGAACTTTGCTACTGCCGGTATCTATCCTATTGCCATCACTTATTTTGAAAAGAATGGTGGCCAGGAAATGAAAGTATACTGGAAAAATACAGCTAATGGTGTAGGCAGCACCCGCCAGCTCATCCCAGCTGAATTCTTCGTGGAAGCTGAATTGCCAGCTGCCAATATAGCTGCACCAACAAACATCATTGCTTCTCCTGCAGCTTATAATAAGATCAACCTTACCTGGACGGATAACAGTAATAACGAAACTGGTTTCGAAATTTACCGTTCAACTTCCCGTACAGGTACTTATAGTATTGTGAAAACAGTAGGCGCTAATGTAACTACTGCTTCAGACAGCGCGTTGAACCCCCTCACTACTTACTACTACAAGGTGAAGGCGATCAACGACATGGGTAATTCAGGGTTCCATTCATTGGCAGATGGTGGTTTAGCGTATGATTACTATGAACCAGCCACTGTTACTGTATTACCAAACTTTGCTTCGCTCACTCCTGTAAGGTCTGGTACTATCAGCACCGTTTCCCTGAGCATCTCACCTGCACCAAGGGCAGACAGGTATGCGATAAAGTATGCTGGTTACATCACCATTCCAACCACAGGCAGTTATACTTTCTATACCCGTTCTAACGACGGTAGCAGATTGTATATCGGTGGGTTCACTGCTGCAGATATCGTAGTGGAAAATGATGGCACCCGTTCCTCTGCATCTGAGAAGAGCGGTACCAAAACTTTAAATGCAGGTACTTACCCGATCTACGTTACTTTCTTTGAAAATACAGGTAGCGCAGAACTCTCTGCCAGCTGGCAAGGCCCTGGTATCAGCAAACAGGCTATCCCTGCAGCCCGCTTCCTCGATTCAAGGAACCAGGCTACTACGCAGGCATTGCCAACTATACCTGTTGCTGCCAGCAATCTTGTAGCAACTGCGGCATCCCCTACCAAGATCAATCTTACATGGAACGATAACGCAAATAACGAAACCTCTTACCAGGTTTGGCGCTCCATTACAGATAATACCAACTTCACTTTGCTGGCAACTTTACCTGCCAATGCAACTGCACAGGGAAGTTATACTGACTCTCTCCTCTTCCCCAACACTACTTACTACTATAAAGTACGTGCAAGGAACGACGGTGGTATCGGTAACTACTCTCCTGAAGCCTTTACATCCACATTGAACTCTGTTCCGGTTGTATCTCCAATCGCCAGCCGTTCTATGCGTTTTGGCACACAACTCTCTATCCCTGTCACTTATGCTGATGCAGATGGAGAAACAGTAACATTAACTGCAGAAAACCTGCCAGCCTTCGGTACATTAACCGATAACGGCAATGGTACTGCTACTTTAGTGTTCAATCCTTCCGGTACTGACCTGGGTGATTTTGCAGGTATTGTGATCAAAGCTACGGATGGCCATAGCGGTGTAGGTACACAAACATTCACATTATCTGTGAATGACAACTATCCGCCGGTACTGTCTGCTATTGCAAACATTACCATGAATGAGAATGCTTCTCAATCAATTGCCCTCTCTGCTGCTGATCAGAATGCAACAGATGTGATCACCTGGTCTGCAACAGGATTACCATCCTTTGCTACCTTAACGCCGAATGGTAATACTGCTCAACTGCAGCTCAATACTACCATCCTGGATGCCGGCACATACCCTGTGACCATCACCATCAACGATGGCCGCAATGGTATAGACAGCAAAACGTTCAACATTGTGGTAAATGATGTGAACCCAAGCCGAGTGGTTTATGTGAACTTCAACGACGGTAGCGCAAACTCTGCCAGTGGCGGATATTGGAACAACACCAATAAACCTCCGTTGCAGAACGATGTACATGCTAACCTGAAAGATACCACGCTGACTGCAACCGGTATTTCCCTGACGATCATGACCAGGTGGCAGGATGTTGGCGGATACAACAACTCTGGTGCTGTAACCAACAACAACTCCGGTGTATATCCTGATAACGTAATGCGCTCTGCTTATTTCAGCAACAGCGGTGTTACACAAACAGTGAAGATCTCCGGCCTCACAGGTGGTTCAGACTACAAGTATAACTTTACCTTCTTCGGCAGCCGCGGTGGTGTAACGGATAACCGTACTTCCATCTACACTATCAATGGTGCCAGCGTAGCATTAAATGCTGCGAGCAATACTACCAATACAGTCTCTTTAACCAATGTAATACCTGATGCAAACGGAGAAGTGCTGCTGAACCTTACAGCAGCTCCGGGCTCTTCCTTCTCTTATCTGAATGCTATGGTGATCCAGGCTTCATATGAACCTGCCATCGCTCCTTCCAAACCAACCAACATTACTGCTGAATCTGTAAGCGCTGGTGTTAAAGTTGGCTGGAAAGATGTAGCGTTCAATGAAACTGCATACGAAGTTTACCGTGGTACCACTTTAGCAGGTCCGTTCACTAAACTGACCACTCCTGCTAATAATGCCAACACTTCTTCATTCATCGATGAAACAACGCTGGCTGGTACGCAATACTACTTTACAGTAAGAGCTATCAACGGTTATGGTGCATCTGCATACTCCGATACAGTGGGTGTTGTTACAACTAACAAGAACCCGTCACTGAATGCGATCAGCAACATCAACATGAAAGCTGATTCTGTGATCAACCTGGCACTGGCTGCTACGGATGATCCTCAGGATGTGATCACGCTTTCTGCTACCGGTCTCCCTGCATTCGCAGTATTGACTGATAACGGAAACGGTAATGGCGTACTGGCTATCACACCTAACAACAGCCATGTAGGTACTTACAATAATATTTCTGTAACTGCATCAGATGATAAAGGTGGCAGCACAACCCGCACCTTCAGCATCACGGTTCAGGACAAAACACTGAGTTCAGTGTTTGTGAACTTCAATGAAGTGAATCCTGCTCCGGCTCCATGGAACAACCTTACCAGGTATCCAAGTGCAGGTACTTCCTTATCAAACCTGCTGAGCCAGGATGGATCAGGCACAGGCTTCACCCTTACACTGGTAGACCAACTGTCTGGTACCAATACACTGGGTGCTACAACTGGCAGCAACACAGGTGTATACCCCGATGTGGTAATGCAAACAGCATGGTTTGAACAATCTGATGTAGCAAAACGCTTCAGGATCTCCGGCCTGCCGCTCAACAAGAAATACAACCTTGTATTCTTTGGCAGCCGTGGCGATGTGACCGATAACAGGAACACTGAGTATACTGTAGGCGCGCAAACAGTAACCCTGAATGCTGCCGGCAATAAAACAAACGTGGTGAAGATCAATGGCCTCTCTCCTGCCGCAAATGGCGAGATTGAGTTCAGCATCAAACGTGCCGCAGGTTCCAGCTATGCTTATCTGAATGCACTCGTGATCCAGTCATACGAAGACAATGGTATACCATTAGCACCTTCTAACCTGAAAGCTACCGGTAAATCAAGGACTAAGATCACCCTCAACTGGTTCGATAATGCCAGCACAGAAACAGCATATGAAGTATACAGGTCAGCCAGCGAAAACGGTACTTATTCCCTGATCGCTACCCTGGGTGCTAATGTTACAACTTACGATGATAATACTGCAACAGCAGGCAGCAGCTTGTTCTATAAAGTAAGGGCAAAAGCAGGTGCTATCAATTCTGAATACAGTAATATCGCCAAAGGTTCTACTTATTCTTACAGCACTTACATCAACGTAAACCGTGATCTTCCGGCGGGTGCTCCATGGAACAACACCAATAACGCGCCGTTTGCAGGTGACAACTACGGACCATTCCTGAACGATCAGGGTAATAATTCCGGTCTCTCCTTCACCATTGAGCAGAATTTCTCCGGGGATAACTCCCTGGGTGTGATCACCGGCAATAACTCAGGTGTTTACCCTGATAATGTGATCAGCAGCTCATGGTGGTGCGATTTCGGGGTAACAGGTAAACTGAGGATCAAGGGCCTGAACCAATCTCAGAACTACACCTTTGTGTTCTTCGGTAGCCGTACCAGCGATGGTAACCGTACCAGCAATTACACGATCAATGGTAAATATGTATCCCTGAATGCTTCCTTCAACTCAACACAAACCGTACAGCTGGAAAATGTGAAACCAGACGAAAATGGTGAAGTGGTGGTAGAAGTAAGCCCGGGCACAGGTTCTCCATACGCTTACCTCGGTTCAATGGTGATCCATGGTTATGCAGCAACTGGTGGCGAACCTACCGGTGCAGATGTACCAGGATTTACTTTGAGAACAGTTCAAACTACCGGTAATGTAAACAATGCCGTAGCCAAAGCTGCTCCTGAAGAAACACCGGAAAAACTGGTGATCGAAAGAGCTTATCCGAATCCGTTCGCATCCAACCTGTATGTAACCATCAACAACTATGGTTCTACCAAACGGTTGTTCTCCAGGATCTACGACATGTCCGGCAAACTGTTGCTGAGCAATGTTCTGGGAGACTTCGGAAATGGCAGGTACAATACCAGGATAGATGTAACGAACCTTCAATATCTCCCTGCCGGCATCTATCTGCTGCAAGTGGTGGATGAGAAGAACCAGGGCAAGTCTATCAAGATCATCAAACAATAA
- the metK gene encoding methionine adenosyltransferase, which yields MPYLFTSESVSEGHPDKVADQISDALIDNFLAYDTTSKVACETLVTTGQVVLAGEVKSEAYLDVQDIAREVIRKIGYTKSEYMFEANSCGILSAIHEQSPDINQGVVRKSPEEQGAGDQGMMFGYATRETENYMPLALDLAHKLLIELAALRRENKDIKYLRPDAKSQVTIEYSDDNKPVRIDTIVISTQHDDFDKDQQMLDKIKQDMINILIPRVKAQLKPELQGLFTDKITYHINPTGKFVIGGPHGDTGLTGRKIIVDTYGGKGAHGGGAFSGKDPSKVDRSAAYATRHIAKNLVAAGVCDEVLVQVSYAIGVAKPCGVFVDTYGTAKVGLNDGEIARKVEAVFDLRPYAIEQRLKLRNPIYAETAAYGHMGRESKVITKTFNAGKKSEKKVEVELFTWEKLDYVEKVKQAFGL from the coding sequence ATGCCGTACTTATTTACCTCAGAATCCGTTTCAGAAGGGCACCCGGATAAAGTTGCCGACCAGATATCAGATGCACTGATCGATAATTTCCTCGCGTACGACACTACTTCCAAAGTAGCTTGCGAAACGCTTGTAACAACCGGTCAGGTTGTATTGGCGGGTGAGGTTAAATCTGAAGCATACCTGGACGTTCAGGATATTGCGCGTGAAGTGATCCGTAAGATTGGTTATACCAAGAGCGAATACATGTTCGAAGCAAATTCCTGCGGTATCCTTTCCGCTATTCACGAACAATCTCCCGATATCAACCAGGGTGTGGTTCGTAAAAGCCCCGAAGAACAAGGTGCAGGCGATCAGGGTATGATGTTTGGTTATGCAACCCGTGAAACGGAGAACTACATGCCCCTGGCATTGGACCTCGCTCACAAACTGCTGATCGAACTCGCTGCACTCCGCCGCGAAAATAAAGATATCAAGTACCTCCGCCCGGATGCCAAATCCCAGGTAACGATCGAGTACTCTGACGATAATAAACCCGTTCGTATCGATACGATCGTAATATCTACCCAACACGATGATTTTGACAAGGACCAGCAGATGCTGGACAAGATCAAACAGGATATGATCAACATCCTGATCCCACGTGTGAAGGCACAACTGAAACCAGAACTGCAAGGGCTGTTCACGGATAAGATCACTTACCACATCAACCCAACCGGTAAGTTCGTGATCGGCGGACCTCACGGCGATACCGGCTTAACAGGCCGTAAGATCATCGTAGATACCTATGGTGGTAAAGGTGCGCACGGTGGTGGTGCATTCTCCGGTAAAGATCCTTCCAAGGTAGACCGCTCTGCAGCGTACGCTACCCGTCACATTGCAAAGAACCTGGTAGCTGCCGGTGTTTGTGATGAAGTACTGGTACAGGTTTCTTATGCTATCGGTGTAGCTAAACCATGCGGTGTATTTGTAGATACTTACGGTACGGCAAAAGTTGGCCTCAACGATGGTGAGATCGCACGTAAGGTAGAAGCTGTTTTCGACCTGCGCCCTTACGCTATCGAACAACGCCTGAAACTGCGTAACCCAATCTATGCAGAAACTGCTGCTTATGGTCACATGGGCCGCGAAAGCAAGGTGATCACCAAAACCTTCAACGCAGGTAAAAAATCAGAAAAGAAAGTAGAAGTGGAGCTGTTCACATGGGAGAAACTGGACTATGTAGAGAAAGTGAAACAGGCCTTCGGTCTTTAA